A region of the Streptococcus oralis Uo5 genome:
AGGTTTTGGTGCTACTCAAATGCTGGGGGAAAATGAGGGGATTTATGTTGGCTACAGCTTAGATACTGGACGCAATGTCTATCTGAAACCTGCTCTTGCCAGTCAAGGGGTTAAGGGTTCAGTAACCAATGCGTTAGCGTCGGCTTTTGTTGGTTCGCTGGGTGGTGGTAAATCCTTTGCGAATAACCTTATCGTCTATTATGCGGTGCTTTATGGGGCACAAGCAGTGATTGTAGACCCAAAAGCAGAACGTGGCAGATGGAAAGAAACCTTGCCAGAGATTTCCCATGAAATCAATATCGTCACTCTGACTTCTGATGAGAAAAACAAAGGCTTACTTGACCCTTATGTGATTATGAAAAATCCCAAAGATTCTGAATCACTGGCTATTGATATTCTGACATTCCTTACGGGGATTTCCTCTCGTGATGGGGAACGCTTCCCAATCCTTAGAAAAGCCATTCGTGCAGTAACCAATAGTGAAGTACGAGGGTTGATGAAAGTGATTGAGGAATTACGGGTTGAGAATACGCCACTAAGTACCAGTATAGCCGACCATATCGAAAGTTTTACAGACTATGACTTTGCACATTTATTATTCAGTAATGGTTATGTGGAGCAGTCTATCAGCTTAGAAAAACAACTGAACATTATACAGGTTGCGGACTTGGTACTTCCCGACAAGGAAACTTCCTTTGAGGAATATACCACTATGGAGCTTTTATCCGTTGCTATGCTGATTGTCATTAGTACCTTTGCTTTAGACTTTATCCATACAGACCGAAGCATTTTCAAGATTGTAGATTTAGACGAAGCATGGAGCTTTTTACAGGTAGCACAAGGAAAAACACTATCTATGAAGCTGGTTCGGGCTGGTCGTGCTATGAACGCTGGGGTATATTTCGTGACCCAAAATACAGACGACCTCTTAGATGAAAAACTGAAAAATAACCTCGGCTTAAAATTTGCATTTCGTTCCACTGACCTTAACGAGATTAAAAAGACCTTAGCCTTTTTTGGTGTAGACCCAGAGGACGAAAACAATCAGAAGCGATTGCGTGATTTGGAAAACGGGCAATGCCTTATCAGTGATTTATATGGTCGTGTCGGTGTGATACAGTTCCACCCTGTATTTGAAGAACTGCTCCATGCCTTTGATACCAGACCACCTGTGCGAAAAGAGGTGTAAATGTGAAACCATCAATAGTAAACAGAATAAAATCAAACTGGACGCTGAAACGTCTAGGTAAAGTGGCAATGACAGTGGCTTTCACACTTGTGATTGCCATTTTTCTTTTAGCCATGCTGGGAACGGTGGTTCAAGCTGCGGGCTTGGTAGATGATACGGTCAATGTGGCAAATGAATACAGCCGATACCCACTTGAAAACTATCAACTGGATTTTTATGTGGATAATAGCTGGGGCTGGCTTCCGTGGAACTGGTCGGACGGGATTGGAAAACAGGTCATGTATGGACTATATGCCATTACCAATTTTATTTGGACAATCAGTTTGTATGTTTCCAATGCGACAGGTTACTTAGTACAGGAAGCCTATTCCTTAGACTTCATTTCCGCTACAGCAGATTCCATTGGTAAGAATATGCAGACCTTAGCTGGTGTGAGTGCAAACGGATTTTCAACAGAGGGTTTCTATGTTGGATTCCTCTTACTCTTGATTTTGGTTCTTGGGGTTTATGTTGCCTATACGGGACTGATAAAGAGAGAAACCACAAAGGCAATTCATGCCATTATGAATTTTGTGCTGGTGTTTATCCTATCGGCTTCCTTTATTGCCTACGCTCCCGACTACATTAAAAAAATCAATGACTTTTCATCAGACATCAGTAATGCCAGTTTATCACTTGGCACGAAGATTGTCATGCCCCATTCCGATAGTCAAGGCAAGGACAGCGTGGACTTAATCAGAGATAGCCTGTTTTCCATACAGGTTCAGCAACCGTGGCTACTGCTTCAATACAACAGTTCAGACATTGAAAGTATCGGTATTGACCGTGTGGAAAGCCTGCTCTCCACCAGCCCAGATTCCAACAATGGCGAAGACAGAGAAAAAATTGTTGCGGAAGAAATTGAAGACAGAAGCAATACCAATCTAACCATTACAAAGACCATTAACCGTTTAGGTACAGTCTTCTTCCTATTTGTCTTCAATATTGGGATTTCCATATTTGTATTCCTATTAACAGGAATCATGATTTTCTCGCAGGTACTTTTTATCATCTATGCTATGTTTCTGCCTGTGAGCTTTATTTTAAGCATGATTCCATCATTTGATGGTATGTCAAAACGAGCCATAACAAAGCTCTTTAATACCATTTTGACACGAGCTGGAATCACATTGATTATTACGACAGCATTTAGTATTTCAACCATGCTCTATACCTTATCGGCTGGTTATCCGTTCTTTTTGATTGCTTTTCTACAGATTGTGACCTTTGCAGGAATCTACTTCAAGCTGGGCGATTTAATGAGTATGTTTTCTCTACAGAGTAACGATTCTCAAAGTGTGGGAAGTCGTGTGATGAGAAAACCTCGTATGCTTATGCACGCTCACATGCACCGTCTACAGCGGAAACTTGGACGTTCCATGACTACTCTAGGGGCTGGGTCTGCCATTGTTACAGGTAAAAAAGGACAGTCGGGTTCGGGGAGTTCTGCAAGGACACAAGCAGATCACTCCCGACCAGACGGAAAGGAAAAATCAACACTTGGAAAACGTATCGGTCAAACCATCGGTACAGTAGCTGATACCAAAGACAGAATGGTAGACACTGCTAGTGGTTTGAAAGAACAGGTTAAAGATTTGCCGACCAATGCAAGATATGCAGTATATCAAGGAAAATCCAAAGTAAAAGAGAATGTCCGTGATTTAACCAGTAGTATTTCTCAAACCAAAGCGGACAGAGCCAGTGGACGCAAGGAACAGCAGGAACAAAGGCGAAAAACCATTGCGAAGCGTCGCTCTGAAATGGAACAGGTCAAACAGAAAAAACAGCCTGCTTCTTCTGTTCATGAAAGACCGACTACAAGACAAGAACAATATCATGATGAACAGACCTCAAAACAGTCTAATATTCAGACTTCATATAAGGAATCTCAACAAGCCAAACAAGAGCGTCCAGCAGTTAAGTCCGATTTTTCAAGTCCAAAAGTGGAACGCCAAGGCAATACCGTTCAAGAAAAAACCGTTCAAAAGCCAGTAACTTCAACCACTACAGCAGATAGAACTTCACAACGTCCAATCACAAAAGAACGTCCGTCTACTGTTCAAAGAGTACCACTACAAAATACAAGAAGTAGACCACCAATCAAAACCGCCACCATTAAGAAAGTCGGTAAGAAACCATGAAGTTGAAAACTTTAGTGATTGGTGGTTCTGGATTATTCTTGATGGTCTTCTCACTGCTTCTGTTTGTTGCCATTTTATTTTCAGATGAACAGGACAGCGGAATTTCCAATATTCATTATGGAGGTGTGAATGTTTCCGCAGAAGTGCTGGCTCATAAGCCTATGGTAGAAAAATATGCCAAAGAATATGGCGTTGAAGAATATGTCAACATACTTCTTGCGATTATACAGGTGGAATCGGGCGGTACTGCGGAAGATGTTATGCAGTCCTCGGAATCCCTCGGTCTTCCACCTAATTCATTGAGTACAGAAGAATCCATTAAGCAAGGTGTGAAGTATTTCAGTGAATTATTAGCCAGTAGCGAAAGGCTCAGTGTAGATTTAGAATCGGTTATCCAGTCCTACAATTATGGTGGTGGTTTCTTAGGGTATGTGGCTAATCGTGGAAATAAATATACCTTTGAACTGGCTCAAAGTTTCTCAAAAGAGTATTCAGGTGGCGAAAAAGTGTCTTACCCCAATCCCATAGCCATACCTATCAATGGGGGCTGGCGATACAACTATGGCAATATGTTTTATGTGCAACTGGTAACGCAGTATCTTGTCACAACAGAGTTTGATGATGATACGGTACAAGCCATCATGGACGAAGCACTGAAATATGAGGGCTGGCGATACGTTTACGGTGGAGCTTCCCCGACTACTTCTTTTGATTGTAGCGGACTGACACAATGGACGTATGGAAAAGCTGGAATTAACTTACCACGAACCGCACAACAGCAATATGATGTGACCCAGCATATCCCACTATCGGAAGCACAAGCTGGCGATTTGGTTTTCTTTCATTCTACCTATAACGCTGGCTCTTATATTACTCATGTTGGGATATACCTTGGCAATAACCGTATGTTTCATGCAGGCGACCCAATCGGTTATGCCGACTTAACAAGCCCCTACTGGCAACAGCATTTAGTGGGAGCAGGACGAATCAAACAATGAGAAAGGAAGATTTAATGATGAAATTTAGAAAAAATCAGAATAAAGAAAAACAGATACCAAAGGAAAAGAAACCTCGTGTCTACTATAAGGTCAATCCTCATAAAAAGGTTGTGATTGCCTTGTGGGTACTTTTAGGGCTTAGTTTCAGCTTTGCGATATTCAAGCACTTTACAGCTATAGATACTCATACTATTCACGAAACAACTATCATAGAAAAGGAATACGTTGATACTCATCATGTAGAAAATTTTGTAGAGAACTTTGCGAAAGTCTACTATTCATGGGAGCAATCCGATAAGTCCATTGATAATCGAATGGAAAGTCTAAAAGGCTATCTGACAGATGAACTTCAAGCTCTCAATGTTGATACAGTACGCAAAGATATTCCTGTATCGTCTTCTGTAAGAGGATTTCAGATATGGACGGTAGAGCCAACTGGCGACAATGAGTTTAATGTAACCTACAGTGTAGACCAGCTCATTACAGAGGGAGAAAATACAAAGACCGTCCACTCTGCTTATATAGTGAGTGTCTATGTAGATGGTTCTGGAAATATGGTACTGGTTAAGAATCCGACCATTACCAACATACCTAAGAAATCAAGTTATAAACCAAAAGCCATTGAAAGTGAGGGGACGGTTGATTCCATTACAACCAATGAAATCAATGAGTTTTTAACGACGTTCTTCAAGCTCTATCCTACAGCGACAGCCAGTGAACTTTCCTACTATGTGAATGACGGGATATTAAAACCAATCGGAAAAGAGTACATCTTTCAAGAACTGGTAAATCCTATTCACAATCGTAAGGATAATCAAGTCACGGTATCGCTGACAGTGGAGTATATCGACCAGCAGACCAAAGCAACGCAGGTATCTCAATTTGATTTGGTACTTGAAAAGAACGGGAGTAATTGGAAGATTATAGAATAACAAATATTGGTACATTATTACAGCTATTTTGTAATCACGTACTCTCTTTGATAAAAAATTGGAGATTCCTTTACAAATATGCTCTTACGTGCTATAATTTAAGTATCTATTTAAAAGGAGTTAATAAATATGCGGCAAGGTATTCTTAAATAAACTGTCAATTTGATAGTGGGAACAAATAATTAGATGTCCTTTTTTAGGAGGGCTTAGTTTTTTGTACCCAGTTTAAGAATACCTTTATCATGTGATTCTAAAGTATCCAGAGAATATCTGTATGCTTTGTATACCTATGGTTATGCATAAAAAATCCCAGTGATAAAAGTATTTATCACTGGGATTTTTATGCCCTTTTGGGTTTTTGAATGGAGGAAAATCACATGAAAATTATTAATATTGGAGTTTTAGCTCATGTTGATGCAGGAAAAACTACCTTAACAGAAAGCTTATTATATAACAGTGGAGCGATTACAGAATTAGGAAGCGTGGACAAAGGTACAACGAGGACGGATAATACGCTTTTAGAACGTCAGAGAGGAATTACAATTCAGACAGGAATAACCTCTTTTCAGTGGGAAAATACGAAGGTGAACATCATAGACACGCCAGGACATATGGATTTCTTAGCAGAAGTATATCGTTCATTATCAGTTTTAGATGGGGCAATTCTACTGATTTCTGCAAAAGATGGCGTACAAGCACAAACTCGTATATTATTTCATGCACTTAGGAAAATGGGGATTCCCACAATCTTTTTTATCAATAAGATTGACCAAAATGGAATTGATTTATCAACGGTTTATCAGGATATTAAAGAGAAACTTTCTGCCGAAATTGTAATCAAACAGAAGGTAGAACTGTATCCTAATATGTGTGTGACGAACTTTACCGAATCTGAACAATGGGATACGGTAATAGAGGGAAACGATGACCTTTTAGAGAAATATATGTCCGGTAAATCATTAGAAGCATTGGAACTCGAACAAGAGGAAAGCATAAGATTTCATAATTGTTCCCTGTTCCCTGTTTATCATGGAAGTGCAAAAAGTAATATAGGGATTGATAACCTTATAGAAGTTATTACTAATAAATTTTATTCATCAACACATCGAGGTCCGTCTGAACTTTGCGGAAATGTTTTCAAAATTGAATATACAAAAAAAAGACAACGTCTTGCATATATACGCCTTTATAGTGGAGTACTACATTTACGAGATTCGGTTAGAGTATCAGAAAAAGAAAAAATAAAAGTTACAGAAATGTATACTTCAATAAATGGTGAATTATGTAAGATTGATAGAGCTTATTCTGGAGAAATTGTTATTTTGCAAAATGAGTTTTTGAAGTTAAATAGTGTTCTTGGAGATACAAAACTATTGCCACAGAGAAAAAAGATTGAAAATCCGCACCCTCTACTACAAACAACTGTTGAACCGAGTAAACCTGAACAGAGAGAAATGTTGCTTGATGCCCTTTTGGAAATCTCAGATAGTGATCCGCTTCTACGATATTACGTGGATTCTACGACACATGAAATTATACTTTCTTTCTTAGGGAAAGTACAAATGGAAGTGATTAGTGCACTGTTGCAAGAAAAGTATCATGTGGAGATAGAACTAAAAGAGCCTACAGTCATTTATATGGAGAGACCGTTAAAAAATGCAGAATATACCATTCACATCGAAGTGCCGCCAAATCCTTTCTGGGCTTCCATTGGTTTATCTGTATCACCGCTTCCGTTGGGAAGTGGAATGCAGTATGAGAGCTCGGTTTCTCTTGGATACTTAAATCAATCATTTCAAAATGCAGTTATGGAAGGGATACGCTATGGTTGCGAACAAGGATTATATGGTTGGAATGTGACGGATTGTAAAATCTGTTTTAAGTACGGTTTATACTATAGCCCTGTTAGTACTCCAGCAGATTTTCGGATGCTTACTCCTATTGTACTGGAGCAAGCCTTTAGAAAAGCTGGAACAGAATTGTTAGAGCCATATCTTAGTTTTAAAGTTTATGCACCACAGGAATATCTTTCACGGGCATATAACGATGCTCCCAAATATTGTGCAAATATCGTAAATACTCAACTGAAAAATAATGAGGTCATTCTTAGTGGAGAAATCCCTGCTCGGTGTATTCAAGAATATCGTAGTGATTTAACTTTCTTTACAAATGGACGTAGTGTTTGTTTAACAGAGTTAAAAGGGTACCATGTTACTACCGGTGAACCTGTTTGCCAGCCCCGTCGTCCAAATAGTCGGATAGATAAAGTACGATATATGTTCAATAAAATAACTTAGTGTATTTTATGTTGTTATATAAATATGGTTTCTTGTTAAATAAGATGAAATATTTTTTAATAAAGATTTGAATTAAAGTGTAAAGGAGGAGATAGTTATTATAAACTACAAGTGGATATTGTGTCCTGTATGTGGAAATAAAACACGATTAAAGATAAGGGAAGATACTGAATTAAAAAAATTCCCCCTCTATTGTCCGAAATGCAGACAAGAAAATTTAATTGAAATAAAGCAGTTCAAAGTAACTGTGATTACAGAGCCAGACGCAAAGACGCAGAGCCGATAAAATGAGATTAATACAATCTCATTTTATCGGCTCTTTCCGTTATGTATGGATTCTTTTAATTAGTCTTCGATGTTTCTTGCTTCGTTGATACCGCTGGCTAAAGATTCCATTAAGGATAGTTCTTTGTCTGTAAAGCTATCCATGTATTTCTCTATCTGTAATCGTCGGGTGCTTTTTACCAAGTTATTAGCAGGTAGGGGTCCCGAGCGCCTACGAGGAATTTGTATCGATAAGAAATAGATTTAAAAATTTCGCTGTTATTTTGTACATTTAACTTGACGGTGACATCTCTCTATTGTGAGTTATTAGTGGTACAGTTTTCAACCGTTTTAATTATAAAAAAGTGGTGCATTTTTAAATTGGCACAAACAGGTAACGGTTATTGCAGGTGTATTTCTTATCTATGGGTTTAACATGGATTTTATCATTAAAATCATGAGTATTGTCCGAGAGTGATTGGTCTTGCGTATGGTTAACCCTAAAGTTATGGAAATAAGACTTAGAAGCAAACTTAAGAGTGTGTTGATTGTGCATTATCTTAAAATTTTGTATAATAGGAATTGAAGTTAAATTAGATGCTAAAAATTTGTAATTAAGAAGGAGGGATTCGTCATGTTGGTATTCCAAATGCGTAATGTAGATAAAACATCTACTGTTTTGAAACAGACTAAAAACAGTGATTACGCAGATAAATAAATACGTTAGATTAATTCCTACCAGTGACTAATCTTATGACTTTTTAAACAGATAACTAAAATTACAAACAAATCGTTTAACTTCTGTATTTATTTATAGATGTAATCACTTCAGGAGTGATTACATGAACAAAAATATAAAATATTCTCAAAACTTTTTAACGAGTGAAAAAGTACTCAACCAAATAATAAAACAATTGAATTTAAAAGAAACCGATACCGTTTACGAAATTGGAACAGGTAAAGGGCATTTAACGACGAAACTGGCTAAAATAAGTAAACAGGTAACGTCTATTGAATTAGACAGTCATCTATTCAACTTATCGTCAGAAAAATTAAAACTGAACATTCGTGTCACTTTAATTCACCAAGATATTCTACAGTTTCAATTCCCTAACAAACAGAGGTATAAAATTGTTGGGAATATTCCTTACCATTTAAGCACACAAATTATTAAAAAAGTGGTTTTTGAAAGCCATGCGTCTGACATCTATCTGATTGTTGAAGAAGGATTCTACAAGCGTACCTTGGATATTCACCGAACACTAGGGTTGCTCTTGCACACTCAAGTCTCGATTCAGCAATTGCTTAAGCTGCCAGCGGAATGCTTTCATCCTAAACCAAAAGTAAACAGTGTCTTAATAAAACTTACCCGCCATACCACAGATGTTCCAGATAAATATTGGAAGCTATATACGTACTTTGTTTCAAAATGGGTCAATCGAGAATATCGTCAACTGTTTACTAAAAATCAGTTTCATCAAGCAATGAAACACGCCAAAGTAAACAATTTAAGTACCGTTACTTATGAGCAAGTATTGTCTATTTTTAATAGTTATCTATTATTTAACGGGAGGAAATAATTCTATGAGTCGCTTTTGTAAATTTGGAAAGTTACACGTTACTAAAGGGAATGTAGATAAATTATTAGGTATACTACTGACAGCTTCCAAGGAGCTAAAGAGGTCCCTAGCGCCTACGGGGAATTTGTATCGATAAGGAATAGATTTAAAAATTTCGCTGTTATTTTGTACAATAAGGATAAATTTGAATGGTACCATAAACGACCGTTTATGGTACCTTTTCATTTTCCTGCTTTTTCTAAATGTTTTTTAAGTAAATCAAGTACCAAAATCCGTTCCTTTTTCATAGTTCCTATATAGTTATACTTAATGAGTTATGGTACATTTAAATTATAAAATTAAGGAGGTTTTTTTATGATTTTTGGCTATGCTCGAGTGAGTACGGATGATCAAAATCTTAGTTTACAAATTGATGCACTTACTCATTATGGAATTGATAAATTATTTCAAGAAAAAGTAACTGGTGCGAAAAAAGACCGACCGCAATTAGAAGAAATGATCAACCTACTACGTGAAGGAGATTCTGTTGTCATTTACAAGTTAGATCGAATTTCACGATCAACTAAACATTTGATTGAACTTTCTGAATTATTTGAAGAACTTAGTGTCAATTTTATATCTATTCAAGATAACGTAGATACTTCAACGTCTATGGGAAGATTCTTTTTCCGAGTTATGGCTAGTTTAGCAGAACTGGAACGGGATATTATTATTGAACGAACTAACTCTGGTCTTAAGGCAGCCAGAGTCCGAGGAAAAAAAGGGGGCCGTCCAAGTAAAGGTAAGCTATCAATTGATTTAGCTTTAAAAATGTATGACAGCAAAGAGTATTCTATTCGTCAAATTCTTGATGCCTCTAAATTAAGCAAAACAACCTTTTACCGTTACCTCAATAAAAGGAATGCTTAAGATATGGCTATGAAAAGAATTTTAACTACTTCACAGCGTGAACAACTTCTTTCTGTAGACCACTTATCAGAAGAGGATTTTAAAGCGTATTTTAGTTTTTCTGATTATGATCTGGAGGTTATTAATCAACACCGTGGAAAGGTCAATAAACTAGGATTTGCGATACAACTTTGTTTGGCCCGGTATCCTGGGTGTTCTTTAAGTAATTGGCCGATTAAATCAACCAGACTAACTTCTTATGTGAGTCGACAGCTCCATCTTGATGCAATTGATTTAAATTCATATGATCATAGAAATACACGTGCAAATCACTTCAACGAGATCTTAGAAGTATTCAACTATCATCGATTCGGTAGTGCTAATACACAAAAACAGTTAATAGAATATTTAATTGAACTAGCTTTAGAAAATGATGACTCTATCTATCTAATGAAAAAAACAATTGATTTCTTAACTCGAAAAAGAATTATTTTTCCATCTATAGCTACACTTGAAGACATTATAAGCCGCTGTCGAGATAAAGCAGAAAACAACTTATTTTCAATATTACTCTGTTCATTAACAGATATACAAATTGAAAAACTAGAGAGTTTGTTTCAAATTTATGAAGAGACGAAAATAACTAAACTCGCTTGGCTAAAAGACATTCCAGGTAAGGCAAATCCAGAAAGCTTTATGAGTATTTGTAAAAAAGTGGAAGTGATTGCTTCCATGGGACTCGGGACAATTAATGTCTCCCATATTAATCGGAACAGGTTTCTTCAGCTAGCTAGACTAGGGGAAAATTATGATGCATATGACTTCTCCCGTTTTGAGCTTGAAAAAAGATACTCTTTACTTATTGCTTTTTTAGTCAATCATCATCAATATCTGATCGATCAACTGATTGAGATTAATGACCGCATTTTAGCAAGTATTAAACGCAAAGGGACACGTGATTCACAAGAACAGTTAAAAGAAAAAGGAAAATTGGCTACTAAAAAATTGGAACATTATGCTTCTTTAATTGATGCTCTTCACTTTGCAAAAGATAATGATAGTAATCCTTTTGACGAAATTGAACGAATCATGCCTTGGGAAGATTTAGTACAAGATGGAGAAGAAGCTAAAAAAATTACAGGTAATAAAAATCATGGCTATTTAGAAATGGTTCGAAATAAAGCTAATTACCTCCGAAGATACACGCCAATGTTATTGAGGACCCTTTCGTTCAAAGCAACTCCGGCAGCAAATCCAGTCCTCATGGCCCTAACTCAACTAACTGATTTACACAATAGTGGTAAAAGAAAAATACCGGCAGATACTTCTACTGATTTTGTGAGTAAAAAATGGAAAAGCCTTGTTCGGCCAGAAGAGGGGAAAATAGATCGGTCTTACTATGAGTTAGTAGCTTTCACCGAGCTAAAGAACAATATTCGATCAGGAGATATTTCAGTTGAAGGAAGTATGATCCATCGAAATATTGATGATTACTTAGTTGATTTATCTGCTTGTATTGATTCAGAAACTATTCCAGACACGTTTGAGGACTATTTAAAGGATCGGGAAATAATTTTAGATTTACAGCTTCAATTTTATTCGACAGTTGATAAGAGAATTTCAAGAGCAAACCTTAAAAAGTTGGAAAAAGTTACACCTAGCGAAGCAGAAATATATAGAAAAAAACTTTATTCAATAATTCCTAAGATAAGGCTTAGTGATCTTTTAATTGAGGTGGACAGTTGGACCAACTTTTCACAAGAATTTAGTCATGATTCTACAGGGAAACCGCCGAGTGAACAAGAAAGAAAAATTATTTTTGCTGCTTTGCTGGGTTTAGGGATGAATATTGGTCTTGAAAAAATGGCCCAATCAACTCCTGGAATTTCTTATTCTCAGTTAGCCAATGCCAAACAATGGCGCTTTTATAAAGAAGCTCTGACTCGTGCTCAATCTGTTTTGGTTAATTATCAGTTAAAGCTTCCTGTTGCAGACTTTTGGGGTGAAGGAAAAACCACTGCTTCAGACGGAATGCGCGTCCCAGTGGGCGTCTCAGCTCTAAAATCCGATGTTAATCCACATTACAAAAGTATGGAAAAAGGAGCTACAATGATTCGATCAATAAATGATAGGCATACGACTCATCATATCGAGGTTGCTTCAACTAATACAAGGGAAGCTACTCATACCCTTGATGGCCTACTTTATCATGAAACAGATCTAGATATTGAGGAACATTTTACTGATACAAATGGGTATTCTGATCAGGTGTTTGGAATGACCGCATTACTAGGCTTTGATTTTGAACCTCGCATCAGAAATATAAAAAAATCACAATTATTTTCTATCAAATCACCTTCCTACTACCCTAACTTATCAGAAGATATAAGCGGAAAAATCAATGTAAAAATTATTGAAGAAAACTATGATGAAATTAAACGAATCGCCTATTCGATTCAAACAGGAAAAGTATCTAGTTCTTTACTATTAGGAAAGCTAGGCTCATACGCACGTAAGAATAGAGTAGCTCTTGCACTGAGAGAACTAGGTCGCATTGAAAAGAGCATTTTTATGATAGATTATATTACAGATAGTGAGCTACGGCGAAGGATCACTCATGGACTAA
Encoded here:
- a CDS encoding conjugal transfer protein; its protein translation is MRKEDLMMKFRKNQNKEKQIPKEKKPRVYYKVNPHKKVVIALWVLLGLSFSFAIFKHFTAIDTHTIHETTIIEKEYVDTHHVENFVENFAKVYYSWEQSDKSIDNRMESLKGYLTDELQALNVDTVRKDIPVSSSVRGFQIWTVEPTGDNEFNVTYSVDQLITEGENTKTVHSAYIVSVYVDGSGNMVLVKNPTITNIPKKSSYKPKAIESEGTVDSITTNEINEFLTTFFKLYPTATASELSYYVNDGILKPIGKEYIFQELVNPIHNRKDNQVTVSLTVEYIDQQTKATQVSQFDLVLEKNGSNWKIIE
- the tet(M) gene encoding tetracycline resistance ribosomal protection protein Tet(M); this encodes MKIINIGVLAHVDAGKTTLTESLLYNSGAITELGSVDKGTTRTDNTLLERQRGITIQTGITSFQWENTKVNIIDTPGHMDFLAEVYRSLSVLDGAILLISAKDGVQAQTRILFHALRKMGIPTIFFINKIDQNGIDLSTVYQDIKEKLSAEIVIKQKVELYPNMCVTNFTESEQWDTVIEGNDDLLEKYMSGKSLEALELEQEESIRFHNCSLFPVYHGSAKSNIGIDNLIEVITNKFYSSTHRGPSELCGNVFKIEYTKKRQRLAYIRLYSGVLHLRDSVRVSEKEKIKVTEMYTSINGELCKIDRAYSGEIVILQNEFLKLNSVLGDTKLLPQRKKIENPHPLLQTTVEPSKPEQREMLLDALLEISDSDPLLRYYVDSTTHEIILSFLGKVQMEVISALLQEKYHVEIELKEPTVIYMERPLKNAEYTIHIEVPPNPFWASIGLSVSPLPLGSGMQYESSVSLGYLNQSFQNAVMEGIRYGCEQGLYGWNVTDCKICFKYGLYYSPVSTPADFRMLTPIVLEQAFRKAGTELLEPYLSFKVYAPQEYLSRAYNDAPKYCANIVNTQLKNNEVILSGEIPARCIQEYRSDLTFFTNGRSVCLTELKGYHVTTGEPVCQPRRPNSRIDKVRYMFNKIT
- a CDS encoding recombinase family protein, whose product is MIFGYARVSTDDQNLSLQIDALTHYGIDKLFQEKVTGAKKDRPQLEEMINLLREGDSVVIYKLDRISRSTKHLIELSELFEELSVNFISIQDNVDTSTSMGRFFFRVMASLAELERDIIIERTNSGLKAARVRGKKGGRPSKGKLSIDLALKMYDSKEYSIRQILDASKLSKTTFYRYLNKRNA
- a CDS encoding 23S rRNA methyltransferase attenuation leader peptide produces the protein MLVFQMRNVDKTSTVLKQTKNSDYADK
- a CDS encoding lysozyme family protein, which codes for MKLKTLVIGGSGLFLMVFSLLLFVAILFSDEQDSGISNIHYGGVNVSAEVLAHKPMVEKYAKEYGVEEYVNILLAIIQVESGGTAEDVMQSSESLGLPPNSLSTEESIKQGVKYFSELLASSERLSVDLESVIQSYNYGGGFLGYVANRGNKYTFELAQSFSKEYSGGEKVSYPNPIAIPINGGWRYNYGNMFYVQLVTQYLVTTEFDDDTVQAIMDEALKYEGWRYVYGGASPTTSFDCSGLTQWTYGKAGINLPRTAQQQYDVTQHIPLSEAQAGDLVFFHSTYNAGSYITHVGIYLGNNRMFHAGDPIGYADLTSPYWQQHLVGAGRIKQ
- the erm(B) gene encoding 23S rRNA (adenine(2058)-N(6))-methyltransferase Erm(B); translation: MNKNIKYSQNFLTSEKVLNQIIKQLNLKETDTVYEIGTGKGHLTTKLAKISKQVTSIELDSHLFNLSSEKLKLNIRVTLIHQDILQFQFPNKQRYKIVGNIPYHLSTQIIKKVVFESHASDIYLIVEEGFYKRTLDIHRTLGLLLHTQVSIQQLLKLPAECFHPKPKVNSVLIKLTRHTTDVPDKYWKLYTYFVSKWVNREYRQLFTKNQFHQAMKHAKVNNLSTVTYEQVLSIFNSYLLFNGRK
- a CDS encoding CD3337/EF1877 family mobilome membrane protein, with product MKPSIVNRIKSNWTLKRLGKVAMTVAFTLVIAIFLLAMLGTVVQAAGLVDDTVNVANEYSRYPLENYQLDFYVDNSWGWLPWNWSDGIGKQVMYGLYAITNFIWTISLYVSNATGYLVQEAYSLDFISATADSIGKNMQTLAGVSANGFSTEGFYVGFLLLLILVLGVYVAYTGLIKRETTKAIHAIMNFVLVFILSASFIAYAPDYIKKINDFSSDISNASLSLGTKIVMPHSDSQGKDSVDLIRDSLFSIQVQQPWLLLQYNSSDIESIGIDRVESLLSTSPDSNNGEDREKIVAEEIEDRSNTNLTITKTINRLGTVFFLFVFNIGISIFVFLLTGIMIFSQVLFIIYAMFLPVSFILSMIPSFDGMSKRAITKLFNTILTRAGITLIITTAFSISTMLYTLSAGYPFFLIAFLQIVTFAGIYFKLGDLMSMFSLQSNDSQSVGSRVMRKPRMLMHAHMHRLQRKLGRSMTTLGAGSAIVTGKKGQSGSGSSARTQADHSRPDGKEKSTLGKRIGQTIGTVADTKDRMVDTASGLKEQVKDLPTNARYAVYQGKSKVKENVRDLTSSISQTKADRASGRKEQQEQRRKTIAKRRSEMEQVKQKKQPASSVHERPTTRQEQYHDEQTSKQSNIQTSYKESQQAKQERPAVKSDFSSPKVERQGNTVQEKTVQKPVTSTTTADRTSQRPITKERPSTVQRVPLQNTRSRPPIKTATIKKVGKKP